The following coding sequences are from one Phalacrocorax carbo chromosome 13, bPhaCar2.1, whole genome shotgun sequence window:
- the SPOCK2 gene encoding testican-2, translating into MRGCGGRRALLALLALLLPAAAAAAGPGPATGPATGSGPVAAGESPGNFMEDEQWLSSISQYGGRIKHWNRFRDEVEDDYIKSWEDNQPGDEALDTTKDPCQKVKCSRHKVCVAQGYQRAMCISRKKLEHRIKLPGTKGHGGCKPCHAATLAAVCGSDGHTYSSACKLEQQACLASKQLTVRCEGQCPCPTPHGPAGDGKQEPCTGQDLADLGDRLRDWFQLLRENAKQNGSSGLPASPATALERSVAASCKEAVGWMFARLDTSGDLFLEAAELAAINLDKYEVCIRAFFNSCDTSKDGRVSAPEWCFCFWREKPPCLRELEKIQIQEAAKKKPGTFIPSCDEDGYYRRAQCEPGGGECWCVDQHGTELTGTRGRGSPDCEEAAGFSGDFGSSVGWEDEEEKEPEEAGEEGEEEEGEAGEGDDGGYIW; encoded by the exons AtgcggggctgcggcgggcgcCGCGCTCTGCTCGCCCTGCTcgccctgctcctgcccgccgccgccgccgccgccggtcccggccccgccaccggccccgccaccgGCTCCGGCCCCGTCGCGGCGGGGGAGAGCCCCGGCAATTTCATGGAGGACGAGCAATGGCTCTCCTCCATCTCCCAGTACGGCGGCAGGATCAAGCACTGGAACCGCTTCCGAGAC GAGGTGGAG GACGACTACATCAAGAGCTGGGAAGACAACCAGCCCGGAGATGAAG ccctggaCACCACCAAGGACCCCTGCCAGAAGGTGAAGTGCAGCCGGCACAAGGTGTGCGTGGCGCAGGGCTACCAGCGCGCCATGTGCATCAGCCGCAAGAAGCTGGAGCACAG GATCAAGCTGCCGGGCACCAAAGGGCATGGGGGCTGCAAGCCCTGCCATGCCGCCACGCTCGCTGCTGTCTGCGGCTCCGACGGCCACACCTACAGCTCAGCG TGCAAGCTGGAGCAGCAGGCATGCCTGGCCAGCAAGCAGCTGACGGTGCGGTGCGAGGGACAGTGCCCCTGCCCGACCCCGCATGGCCCCGCTGGCGACGGCAAGCAAG AGCCGTGCACTGGGCAGGACCTGGCCGACCTGGGCGACCGCCTGCGCGACTGGTTCCAGCTCCTGCGGGAGAACGCCAAGCAGAACGGCTCCAGCggcctccctgccagccctgcaacCG CGCTGGAGAGGAGTGTGGCGGCCAGCTGCAAGGAGGCAGTGGGGTGGATGTTTGCCCGGCTGGACACGAGCGGGGATCTCTTCCTGGAGGCGGCTGAGCTGGCCGCCATCAACCTGGACAAGTACGAAGTGTGCATCCGCGCCTTCTTCAACTCCTGCGACACTTCCAAGGACGGCCGCGTCTCCGCCCCTGAGTGGTGCTTCTGCTTCTGGAGGGAAA agcccccCTGTCTCAGGGAGCTGGAGAAGATTCAGATCCAAGAAGCAGCCAAAAAAAAGCCGG GCACCTTCATCCCCAGCTGCGACGAGGACGGGTACTACCGGCGGGCGCAGTGTGAGCCGGGCGGTGGGGAGTGCTGGTGCGTGGACCAGCATGGCACTGAGCTGACGGGCACCCGTggccgcggcagccccgacTGCG AGGAGGCGGCGGGGTTTTCGGGCGACTTCGGGAGCAGCGTGGGctgggaggatgaggaggagaaggagccGGAGGAGGCAGGCGAGGAaggcgaggaagaggagggtgaaGCAGGCGAAGGCGACGATGGTGGCTACATCTGGTAG
- the TYSND1 gene encoding peroxisomal leader peptide-processing protease isoform X1, which yields MVEEQACCAVSVSSPPDAAGPWSCSGVVLSRSPGLVLCQGAIFTPFLRDGPAAWAQPRALLPDALQPHLHLLVLQPPPWTPTPALRLDAPMLAGGPASSLQQHKARLLALVPCDAFRQALRQAFGSAEQWRFGGEAAGDDPRALHWFAWLRVPGLDSTGGGWTARVGAGCLRKGEGLLACGSPFGTLCPDLFLNTLSRGVVSNLAGEENALILTDARCLPGTEGGGAFLPSPAGSRLVAVIAASFCWKGAEWVGLTLLCSLAAILHSSASVLDEAGIAVPPALGRVAAVQAGVGQDPLAWAALVECGAAWGSGVLLAPRLLLTCRHVVEAGGPLRVTPAPGPGRAATILRGRVVFATEESSPFDVAVVELEESVPGFVPPHLADTFLSGEEVSVVGFGALGRACGPSVTAGVLSAVVVVAGRPVMLQTTCAVHGGSSGGPLISSRSGRLLGIVASNTRDTGVGATYPHLNFCVPITVLQPPIARYRHTGDPSAFTTLNRAGEGVRAAWRLQRQPGPPSKL from the exons atgGTGGAGGAGCAGGCCTGCTGCGCCGTCAGCGTCTCCAGCCCTCCCGATGCCGCTGGCCCCTGGAGCTGCAGCGGGGTGGTGCTGAGCCGCAGCCCCGGGCTGGTGCTGTGCCAAGGCGCCATCTTCACCCCTTTCCTGCGGGACGGCCCCGCCGCCTGGGCGCAACCCCGTGCCCTCCTGCCCGACGCCCTCCAACCCCACCTGCACCTCCTTGTCCTGCAGCCCCCGCCatggacccccaccccagccctccgCCTCGACGCCCCGATGTTAGCAGGTGGCCCGGCCAGCAGCTTGCAGCAGCACAAGGCCCGGCTCCTGGCCCTGGTGCCTTGCGATGCCTTCCGGCAGGCGCTGAGGCAGGCCTTCGGCTCGGCGGAGCAATGGCGCTTCGGCGGCGAGGCGGCGGGGGACGACCCGCGGGCACTGCACTGGTTCGCCTGGTTGCGGGTGCCCGGCCTCGACTCCACCGGGGGCGGCTGGACGGCCCGGGTGGGCGCCGGGTGCCTGCGCAAGGGCGAGGGGCTGCTGGCCTGCGGCTCCCCCTTCGGCACCCTCTGCCCCGACCTCTTCCTCAACACCCTGAGCAGGGGGGTGGTGAGTAacctggctggggaggagaaCGCCCTCATCCTGACCGACGCGCGCTGCCTGCCCGGCACCGAGGGCGGCGGCGCCTTCCTGCCCTCGCCTGCCGGGTCCCGTCTGGTGGCCGTCATCGCCGCCTCCTTCTGCTGGAAGGGCGCCGAGTGGGTTGGGCTCAcgctgctctgctcccttgcCGCCATCCTGCACAGCAGCGCCAGCGTCCTGGACGAAGCCGGGATCGCCGTGCCGCCGGCGCTGGGGCGGGTGGCTGCGGTGCAGGCAGGGGTCGGGCAGGACCCCCTTGCCTGGGCGGCGCTGGTGGAGTGTGGGGCGGCGTGGGGCTCCGGGGTGCTGCTGGCCCCCCGGCTGCTCCTCACCTGCCGGCACGTGGTGGAGGCGGGCGGCCCGCTCCGCGTGACACCAGCACCCGGACCCGGCCG GGCTGCCACCATCCTCAGGGGACGCGTGGTGTTCGCCACCGAGGAGTCGTCCCCCTTTGACGTGGCGGTGGTGGAGCTGGAGGAGAGCGTGCCAGGCTTCGTCCCTCCGCACCTGGCGGACACCTTCCTCTCGG GAGAAGAGGTGAGTGTGGTGGGCTTCGGGGCACTGGGGCGGGCGTGCGGCCCCTCGGTGACGGCGGGGGTCCTTTcggctgtggtggtggtggccggGCGCCCCGTCATGCTGCAGACCACCTGTGCCGTGCACGGGGGCTCCAGCGGTGGCCCCCTCATCTCCTCCCGCAGCGGACGCCTCCTGG GGATCGTGGCCAGCAACACTCGAGACACTGGCGTGGGGGCCACCTACCCCCACCTCAACTTCTGTGTCCCCATCACCGTCCTGCAGCCCCCCATCGCACGCTACCGCCACACCGGTGACCCCAGCGCCTTCACCACACTCAACCGGGCAGGCGAGGGGGTGCGGGCGGCATGGCGGCTCCAGCGGCAGCCGGGACCCCCCAGCAAGCTCTGA
- the TYSND1 gene encoding peroxisomal leader peptide-processing protease isoform X2, protein MVEEQACCAVSVSSPPDAAGPWSCSGVVLSRSPGLVLCQGAIFTPFLRDGPAAWAQPRALLPDALQPHLHLLVLQPPPWTPTPALRLDAPMLAGGPASSLQQHKARLLALVPCDAFRQALRQAFGSAEQWRFGGEAAGDDPRALHWFAWLRVPGLDSTGGGWTARVGAGCLRKGEGLLACGSPFGTLCPDLFLNTLSRGVVSNLAGEENALILTDARCLPGTEGGGAFLPSPAGSRLVAVIAASFCWKGAEWVGLTLLCSLAAILHSSASVLDEAGIAVPPALGRVAAVQAGVGQDPLAWAALVECGAAWGSGVLLAPRLLLTCRHVVEAGGPLRVTPAPGPGRGRVVFATEESSPFDVAVVELEESVPGFVPPHLADTFLSGEEVSVVGFGALGRACGPSVTAGVLSAVVVVAGRPVMLQTTCAVHGGSSGGPLISSRSGRLLGIVASNTRDTGVGATYPHLNFCVPITVLQPPIARYRHTGDPSAFTTLNRAGEGVRAAWRLQRQPGPPSKL, encoded by the exons atgGTGGAGGAGCAGGCCTGCTGCGCCGTCAGCGTCTCCAGCCCTCCCGATGCCGCTGGCCCCTGGAGCTGCAGCGGGGTGGTGCTGAGCCGCAGCCCCGGGCTGGTGCTGTGCCAAGGCGCCATCTTCACCCCTTTCCTGCGGGACGGCCCCGCCGCCTGGGCGCAACCCCGTGCCCTCCTGCCCGACGCCCTCCAACCCCACCTGCACCTCCTTGTCCTGCAGCCCCCGCCatggacccccaccccagccctccgCCTCGACGCCCCGATGTTAGCAGGTGGCCCGGCCAGCAGCTTGCAGCAGCACAAGGCCCGGCTCCTGGCCCTGGTGCCTTGCGATGCCTTCCGGCAGGCGCTGAGGCAGGCCTTCGGCTCGGCGGAGCAATGGCGCTTCGGCGGCGAGGCGGCGGGGGACGACCCGCGGGCACTGCACTGGTTCGCCTGGTTGCGGGTGCCCGGCCTCGACTCCACCGGGGGCGGCTGGACGGCCCGGGTGGGCGCCGGGTGCCTGCGCAAGGGCGAGGGGCTGCTGGCCTGCGGCTCCCCCTTCGGCACCCTCTGCCCCGACCTCTTCCTCAACACCCTGAGCAGGGGGGTGGTGAGTAacctggctggggaggagaaCGCCCTCATCCTGACCGACGCGCGCTGCCTGCCCGGCACCGAGGGCGGCGGCGCCTTCCTGCCCTCGCCTGCCGGGTCCCGTCTGGTGGCCGTCATCGCCGCCTCCTTCTGCTGGAAGGGCGCCGAGTGGGTTGGGCTCAcgctgctctgctcccttgcCGCCATCCTGCACAGCAGCGCCAGCGTCCTGGACGAAGCCGGGATCGCCGTGCCGCCGGCGCTGGGGCGGGTGGCTGCGGTGCAGGCAGGGGTCGGGCAGGACCCCCTTGCCTGGGCGGCGCTGGTGGAGTGTGGGGCGGCGTGGGGCTCCGGGGTGCTGCTGGCCCCCCGGCTGCTCCTCACCTGCCGGCACGTGGTGGAGGCGGGCGGCCCGCTCCGCGTGACACCAGCACCCGGACCCGGCCG GGGACGCGTGGTGTTCGCCACCGAGGAGTCGTCCCCCTTTGACGTGGCGGTGGTGGAGCTGGAGGAGAGCGTGCCAGGCTTCGTCCCTCCGCACCTGGCGGACACCTTCCTCTCGG GAGAAGAGGTGAGTGTGGTGGGCTTCGGGGCACTGGGGCGGGCGTGCGGCCCCTCGGTGACGGCGGGGGTCCTTTcggctgtggtggtggtggccggGCGCCCCGTCATGCTGCAGACCACCTGTGCCGTGCACGGGGGCTCCAGCGGTGGCCCCCTCATCTCCTCCCGCAGCGGACGCCTCCTGG GGATCGTGGCCAGCAACACTCGAGACACTGGCGTGGGGGCCACCTACCCCCACCTCAACTTCTGTGTCCCCATCACCGTCCTGCAGCCCCCCATCGCACGCTACCGCCACACCGGTGACCCCAGCGCCTTCACCACACTCAACCGGGCAGGCGAGGGGGTGCGGGCGGCATGGCGGCTCCAGCGGCAGCCGGGACCCCCCAGCAAGCTCTGA